Part of the Apostichopus japonicus isolate 1M-3 chromosome 13, ASM3797524v1, whole genome shotgun sequence genome is shown below.
caactaacctccaagacctggttgtgtacatatatcattttaaaaactgtGAGTACCGTTTCAAACCCATATATCTATCTTCATCTCAAGtaacaggtctcacaagttattacatagagtaaACTAACCTCCtagacctggttgtgtacaaatatcaaatttaaaagctgcaaaattcacttcaaacgtTTAGATCTatcttcatttcaaataacaggtctcacaagttattacatagagtcaactaacctcctagacctggttgtgtacatatatcattttaaaaactgcaagtacCGTTTCAAACCGCTATTATATCTATCTTTATCTCGTAGCAGGCCTCACAAGTtgttacatagagtcaactaacctccaagacctggttgtgtacatatatcattttaatcTCGTAGCAGGCcccacaagttattacatagagtcaactaacttCCGAGACCTGGGCAAAATAACGTAATTCGGGAACCGAGAGCGCCGAGCACAGTTGCACCCGAAACCGAGTTCCGAGGGCACTCGAAATGGTCCGACCCGCTGTAGGGGTTAGTATTTAGTGGCTTCCCCTTCTCAAGGTTCCTTTCACACGCCGCAAATGTTTCGCAGGCCGCTCTTTCAGCGTCGCTGGCCCTAGACTTTGAAACGCTCTCCCCGTCGACACGAGAAATTCGAAGACCATCAGAACTTTTAAAtcgtttttataattgttttgtttgttcagcgccattgaggttttttttttacagtaatgtgcgctttaccaagtgttaccaccttaaccttaaccttaAGCCTATTACCCTCCTTCCAGATGAGAGTCAACGATCACATGAAGCCATACAAGCATTACCAGTTAAGCGGTTTCCAATTTCATTGGACAGGGGGAAATGAAATGTCCGACCAAACAGTATTTCTGCGTTTTATTAACGGCTTTCAATGTAACAGTTAGGAAGCTGAAAATTGTTCATGTCATCCAAATAACAAAGATGACAACCATCTAATGTTGTTCTGTCCGAATCGTGtttgcatataggcctacaaatcGGTCAACAGATTAGAAGTTGTTTAACGCATTTCACTCTCTATAATGTTCATATAAGATGCCCAATTAAAGCGAATTGCGAACAAAAACCATTGGCTATCAATAAACCGTGTTCAATTATCATCAAATAACAGAAAATTCCAAGGATTGCTACCTTTTGTCCCTAGAATTTAAGTCTCCAAGTCAACGCTGCGCTGTAGTAATGTTAAACTTTGTACCGCCGTCTGAGATCGCAGCTCTGATAAATCATTAATTCAATATTATCAATTCGATATtatcattttcaatattatCAATTCAATATCAATTCAatatcaattcaattcaattcaattcaatattaTCAATAAATCAATTCGAGTCAcacccagattaatgtatgtcgtccagttacagagttgttgacaattaacaatttataatcatggacgttaaatatgaatgtgagagactgacttctgtcagctttcggctttgataagccaatgaggcttttcCGCGAGTTCcggcttgcaggaggatctaatatacatacatacatcatctCGTAGTTCATTTAAGCAAAATCCTTGGTTATTCTTTGTTATTCTTTGTGGAGTGGAGTTAATATAAAGTATGGACAAAGTGGGAAAAGAAAATCTGAAAGCTTCACTTTTTGGGAGTTTAGCCCagaattatcaatatatataaatcaggCTATGCCTAAATGATACCTCTTGCTTTGGAATGATTGAAGATCTAAGCAGTTTGTAATAATTTTGCTTTACAAAGTATCAGCCTTcctcaaaaaataaaatacacttaTGAAGGAACCACATGTTCGCAATAGAATATCTCATGTTGTGCCTCTAAATAATTTATTCAGAATATTGACAGCTGTTTTATATATAGATTTCAAGTAATACAACGTAAAGTTATTGATGAAGTCATCCCTCAAGGAAGCAATCAAAAAAATACATCTCCCTAaactattttaatattaattgtcAGCTGATAACAAGGATATATCGACAAGGGAAAAAAACAGAATCTCTCATGATGAAATGGTTAGCTTGTGGAAAATTGTGGTACCGTAGTGATTTGTATGGGAAAAGAAGGGTGGGGCATTAAAGAGGGGTTAAGCAGATGAAAGAGGCAGATGTTTAAGTGACTTGAATAAATGTTCCTAAATAACACGGAGAATATCCGTTTCATCCGTATGCGGCTGATGGGGTGCATTGCTTcagaaacaaaataatgttaAGTCCCAGAAGGACTGCTACGTTTAAAGTTGAAGTTTAAGTTTAAGTGAATTaaaaaagaagacatatatATTCTTTAACGGTTTTTTTATTGCAAACTTTCAAACTATTGCAAACTAATAGAAATAAGGCAAGTTATTATATAAACACATAACAATGTGCGAACCAGCGCAACTCAAGTACAtgtaaattatcaaatttagagGTTATAGTAAATTATAGAAAAAAGCTTATGCTGTAaactattaaatatataaacacgATATGAAAATGATAAGTTAAccaaattattgatataatCTTTTAGCTTACGACTAAAGAAAATTTGTCATTAATTGTTGGTTAAATAGCAAATAGCATGaagtaattattttttaattcagtCTTGAATTTACAAATATAAACTCATGATGCTTAATACGAACTATCCTGTGATGAAGGGCAAGATATTAGGGATATTAAGTCAACAGTGTGAGCCTACATAAATGACGTGCCACTATCTTCATAAAAGTAATATAGACTAGATAAATGGTCAACAATATTGCCAAAAATATGATGGAAATTTAGATATTGATCACCCATGGTCAAATTACAACAAACATTTGACTGCATGCACTTGAAACATGGCTAACCACAGTGAGACAGTTCATCGTCTATTTAAAATGCATAATAATGCGAACCTCCGgtaagtacttttgaaaaccacAAGCATATTTTTCGTTCCAATCTGAGCCCAATATGCTGATGAGAAATGACCTTAACGACACAcgaatttttaatatatttcatggtAATACTTTTAGGGAGAAAACCAGTAGATATTAAACGTCTTAAATGATACATATCTATGAATATTGAATACTGGACATTATAATGATTCGATATAATGTAAAATCtatagaagtaataataacatcGATGTTTTCTCTTTAAACATTCTTAACATACGTTACAACTCTGTCTACACGATATCCTCATATACAGTGGATTTCGCGTACACTCTCCGTTACTCGCCCACCTCGCACAGTTGACGTTGTCGTCTGCACAGTTTGATGAAGACCGTCTGCACTGCTGACAACTTACGGGACAGTTCGGTAGCATCCAAGCAGGATTCCTCGAACACTCTCCTCTTGCAGCCCAAGCTGAACAGTTGGGATGAGTTTCTTCACAATCGGGGTTGGTTTCGTCTCCTTCCGTCTCGGTGGTATCCTCACATCCATAGTAACGATTGATTTTAAGAATATCAGTAGCGCTGAAGTCGTTTCTGTTGCCTATGGAAACTCCCGCCTGTCGAGGAACTATAGTCGGTCGTCCGTTGCGGCTGAAGGCATTCATTGGATAATGCATGATAGAGTAATAGTCATAACGGGTTTGTAAATGATCAATAGTGTCCTGGTTATACCTGACAAAGTTGTACTCTAATCCAGACTGGATGTTTTGGTAATAAACGGTTACAAATTGATCTCTGTCGGTTCTTGTTTGTTCGTGTTGAAATCCTACAGCATGCATTAGTTCGTGCATGATGGTTCCTCTGTGAAAGTTACAAGCGCCCCCAACCGACAATTCTTGGCGTCCTCCTCTTCGACCAACCGCCGAAAAGCAACCCTGTCTTGGTACGATGTGAACGTAATCTCTTTGTCCATTCCAAGGAGTAAACCGAATACAGGTTGTTTGGTGGTAACGGTTAATGGCGGCAAGGATTCTTTGTCGAGCACCGGCGTCGAAGGAACGGTCGATAAAATACGGCACGACACCTCCTGGCCACCGTACATTACGGTTACGAACAGCATTCTGGGCAACCTGAGAAACGTTGTAGTCGACTTTGATGTCGCCCTCTATCAGATAATGTTCAATTCCTGAGtcaatgttttgattttctttaaatatgtaCTCCATACTGTCCTCCTCCTGGTTGGTACCAAAGATGCTCAGTTCGAGTGGTGTTGGCAGCTTGGAGATAACCTCAAAACTGGGCACTTGATTCAACTCGCCATTAACAAGATCAATCGGGTTGTCTCTGCTCAGTGGTATACAGGACGAGTAGCTCACCAGCACTATGGTtaaaataaatgatacaatCTTCATCTTGATGTACGGCTCTCTGTATGTTCTGTCAGTGATTGATAACGTCCTCGGTAGCTGAAGATTGGTGATTCTATGACGGTTTGTCGGGCTGTGTGTCGGTATTTATTAGTTTGAACAAGTTCAACAACTTCCGATGACTGGCTTAAACGGCTAGCCTTTCAATGACCTCGTTTGTGACGTTCAATCCTTATTTGGTTAATGTACTTACACTCTACCAAGTAAAATCTAGTCACGTAATGGGGTTGTCTTTGATTTTTTCGACCCTGGGAATCGTCATATCTAAATGTGAACAACTAATGGTATGGTAACAAAGTGAGTCAATTGATTGTGTTTTACTGCTTGGTCATATTTACGAGATTATATCCTTACATGGCTCAATTTATGTGACGTCACA
Proteins encoded:
- the LOC139978625 gene encoding zinc metalloproteinase nas-15-like gives rise to the protein MKIVSFILTIVLVSYSSCIPLSRDNPIDLVNGELNQVPSFEVISKLPTPLELSIFGTNQEEDSMEYIFKENQNIDSGIEHYLIEGDIKVDYNVSQVAQNAVRNRNVRWPGGVVPYFIDRSFDAGARQRILAAINRYHQTTCIRFTPWNGQRDYVHIVPRQGCFSAVGRRGGRQELSVGGACNFHRGTIMHELMHAVGFQHEQTRTDRDQFVTVYYQNIQSGLEYNFVRYNQDTIDHLQTRYDYYSIMHYPMNAFSRNGRPTIVPRQAGVSIGNRNDFSATDILKINRYYGCEDTTETEGDETNPDCEETHPNCSAWAARGECSRNPAWMLPNCPVSCQQCRRSSSNCADDNVNCARWASNGECTRNPLYMRISCRQSCNVC